The following are encoded together in the Candidatus Tumulicola sp. genome:
- a CDS encoding type II toxin-antitoxin system RelE/ParE family toxin translates to MDFADRGTRDLYNGVASKAARRIVPAALRQKSIDKLTLLDAAVSLLQLRIPPGNRLEALHGNRAGQHSIRINDQYRICFRWTEAGPVDVEIADYHS, encoded by the coding sequence ATGGACTTCGCGGATCGTGGAACACGCGACCTCTACAACGGCGTAGCTTCGAAGGCGGCGCGCAGAATCGTCCCAGCCGCTTTGCGCCAGAAGTCCATTGACAAGTTGACGCTGCTGGACGCAGCAGTGAGCCTGCTGCAGCTCCGCATCCCGCCGGGAAATCGGCTGGAGGCACTCCACGGGAATCGAGCGGGCCAGCACTCGATCCGCATCAACGATCAATACCGCATCTGTTTTCGCTGGACGGAGGCAGGCCCGGTCGATGTCGAGATTGCCGACTACCACAGTTAG